In a genomic window of Nodosilinea sp. E11:
- the aat gene encoding leucyl/phenylalanyl-tRNA--protein transferase, translated as MTPTNYDLDAIIRGYSEGYFLMADGENEDLGWYSSRQRTLIPLDDRFRYPKSLRRSLNQNRFHVAINQAFEEVVSGCADRDTTWISNELRQVYTELYRAGWAYSFETWQGDELAGGILGLVIGGAFIGESMFFRISEGSKVAMVKLVEHLRQRHFALFDAQMMNPHLERFGAYVIGDREYKRLLKVALKQNCRFL; from the coding sequence GTGACCCCGACTAACTATGACCTAGATGCCATTATTCGCGGGTATTCCGAGGGATACTTTTTGATGGCCGATGGCGAGAACGAGGACCTGGGTTGGTATTCGAGCCGCCAGCGCACCCTAATTCCGCTGGACGATCGCTTTCGCTACCCCAAGTCGCTGCGGCGATCGCTCAACCAAAACCGCTTTCACGTTGCCATTAACCAGGCCTTTGAGGAGGTCGTCAGCGGCTGTGCCGATCGCGATACCACCTGGATCTCGAACGAACTCAGGCAGGTCTACACCGAACTCTATCGGGCGGGCTGGGCGTACAGCTTTGAGACCTGGCAGGGCGATGAGCTGGCCGGGGGCATTTTGGGCCTCGTAATCGGCGGCGCATTTATTGGCGAGTCGATGTTCTTTCGCATTTCTGAAGGCTCTAAAGTGGCGATGGTGAAGCTGGTCGAGCACCTGCGCCAGCGCCACTTTGCCCTGTTCGATGCCCAGATGATGAACCCCCACCTGGAACGGTTTGGGGCCTACGTGATCGGCGATCGCGAGTATAAGCGCCTGCTAAAAGTCGCATTGAAACAAAACTGCCGATTCCTCTAG